From Plasmodium brasilianum strain Bolivian I chromosome 7, whole genome shotgun sequence, the proteins below share one genomic window:
- a CDS encoding high molecular weight rhoptry protein 3 encodes MRKYFFVTFFVTCFITLAPIHGKDYFSGYLNKELNELLKCNFIAYYYLKSSEPDPDSFLDFVGEPEQFYWFIEYFLSVPFKVPWHLKHANVYNFLPCLKRSWVSEFLRKYEEPAIEELMESLDNEQRSFFSHTFKDKKPTGKFTAVAVKEFHKYCILPPIIETNIRIKGDGGYLTFQLNKDEYKIYLSSVGTHIAALKNLFLNMKDEKRKNTLKIIIENEKEKHVQVACPTFYMNLQYSKDCNNQPNFFACVDNYIRKACSYRDIKKNSENICDHLLFLFGSLRKTYMENFKKFLLQKDKQLTKPQSVWGVPLFKKYAPDDYRNKNKNIPTNIFKSLNAKNKLFFSFYDGIPKSAYYVDVQQPMMRLSDYVSSIYDKLHHFFNGFKQSPSQIKQLTIRELSHEIFDFSFKQEKDEIECKNVKKSLNLNLEVDVMKGAAAEKICKIIERHVLTKRPKISTKKFDFKIKLDDVHKGFRIRCILLSTHVEAYNIIRQLLNLESVLSLTRYTSLYLHKFFKSVKSLKGNFLYNNADALKYARSCGRSVLHVPAVLYRRNIYLAETFLSLYVGLSNLVSSNPSSPFFEYAIIGFLVTYFNKGSEKFILYFISIISVLYINVYYYEQLYCHYNDKFQILRSKMINPNVAHRVIANINKIINKSRYSQMRAVYRKFEGVGLFSKERMFEVLYDFDEFLSTKSGKEGVKFQDISDETVDLETTNDGIGYRIEDVFFESDQQESEEAMDDDMEDSIEGSDKNQQYNASQFINTVPDNVNLNINDKNKELELELYKYIGNLEEKGLATPGTSVQEPNVPSDVSSQRTAGRSIKPLYKDIKNKMEQVGKEVTNKRGKSLVSKIKKGVDIVESTNVLDEDSTKDSSVVDSGSSLDDVSDEI; translated from the exons atgcgaaaatatttttttgtaacatTTTTTGTAACGTGTTTCATAACACTAGCACCTATTCATg GGAAAGATTATTTTAGTGGCTATTTGAACAAAGAATTAAACGAACTTTTAAAATGCAATTTTAtagcatattattatttaaaatcaAGTGAGCCTGATCCTGAT TCCTTTTTAGATTTCGTTGGTGAGCCTGAACAATTCTACTGGTTCATAGAATATTTCCTATCAGTTCCTTTTAAAGTACCATGGCACCTGAAGCATGCAAAtgtatacaattttttaccTTGTTTAAAACGATCATGGGTATCagaatttttaagaaaatatgaagagCCGGCTATAGAGGAATTGATGGAATCTCTTGATAATGAACAAAGatcatttttttcccatACTTTTAAGGACAAAAAACCAACTGGAAAATTTACAGCTGTAGCAGTTAAAGAGTTCCATAAGTATTGTATCTTACCTCCTATAATAGAAACAAATATACGGATAAAGGGAGATGGGGGCTATTTAACCtttcaattaaataaagatgagtataaaatatatttgagtTCAGTTGGAACACATATAGCAGCATtgaagaatttatttttaaatatgaaagacgagaaaagaaagaatactttaaaaattataatagaaaatgaaaaagaaaagcatGTACAAGTTGCATGCCCTACCTTTTATATGAATCTACAGTATAGTAAAGATTGTAATAATCAACCAAATTTTTTCGCATGCGTTGacaattatataagaaaagcTTGTTCATATagagatattaaaaaaaattctgaaaACATATGTGaccatttattatttctttttggtTCTTTAAGAAAGACATATATGGAAAATTTCAAGAAATTTTTACTTCAAAAAGATAAACAATTAACAAAACCTCAGTCTGTATGGGGGGTtccattatttaaaaaatatgctcCAGATGactatagaaataaaaataaaaatataccaacaaatatatttaaatctCTCAATgccaaaaataaattgtttttCTCCTTCTATGATGGGATACCAAAAAGTGCCTACTATGTTGATGTGCAACAACCTATGATGAGGTTAAGTGACTATGTCTCCAGCATTTACG ACAAACTTCACCATTTCTTTAACGGTTTTAAACAGAGTCCATCACAGATAAAACAACTGACAa TAAGGGAATTGAGTCACGAAATATTCGATTTTAGCTTTAAGCAGGAAAAGGACGAAA ttGAATGTAAAAATGTGAAGAAGAGTTTAAATCTAAACTTAGAAGTAGATGTTATGAAAGGTGCTGCAgcagaaaaaatatgtaaaattattgaaaGACACGTTCTAACAAAAAGGCCTAAAATAAGTACAAAGAAATTTGATTTTAAGATAAAGCTTGATGATGTACATAAAGGATTTCGTATTCGTTGCATTTTATTATCTACGCATGTTGAAgcttataatattattaggCAGCTTCTAAATTTGGAGAGTGTATTATCACTTACAAGATATACTTCCTTATacttacataaattttttaagagtGTAAAATCATTAAAGggaaattttttgtataataatgcAGATGCATTAAAATATGCACGTTCATGTGGAAGATCTGTTTTACACGTTCCTGCAGTTTTGTATAGACGAAATATTTACTTAGCGGAGACATTTTTATCCTTATACGTAGGGCTATCAAATTTAGTTTCCTCAAATCCTTCAAGTCCTTTTTTTGAGTATGCAATAATAGGTTTTCTagtaacatattttaataaaggttcagaaaaatttatcctttattttatatctatCATTTCAGTTCTTTATATTAACGTCTATTACTATGAACAGTTGTATTGCCattataatgataaatttCAGATATTAAGATCAAAGATGATTAACCCAAATGTAGCCCATAGAGTCATagcaaatattaataaaataataaataaatccaGATACAGCCAAATGCGTGCTGTATATAGAAAATTCGAAGGAGTCGGATTATTCAGCAAagaaagaa tgTTCGAGGTCTTGTATGATTTTGATGAGTTTTTGAGTACCAAGAGTGGAAAAGAGGGTGTAAAATTTCAGGACATTTCAGATGAAACAGTTGATCTAGAAACAACTAATGATGGAATTGGATATAGAATAGAGGATGTGTTCTTTGAATCGGATCAGCAAGAATCGGAAGAAGCCATGGATGATGATATGGAGGATAGTATCGAAGGAAGTGATAAAAATCAACAATATAATGCTTCtcaatttataaatactgTGCCAGATAATGTGAACTTAAATATTAACgataaaaataaggaattAGAATTagaattatacaaatatataggAAACTTGGAGGAAAAGGGCTTAGCTACTCCTGGTACTTCTGTTCAGGAACCTAATGTACCTAGTGATGTATCATCCCAAAGAACTGCAGGTAGATCAATTAAACctttatataaagatattaaaaacaaGATGGAACAAGTGGGAAAAGAAGTTACTAATAAGAGAGGTAAAAGTTTggtttcaaaaattaaaaaaggtgTTGATATCGTTGAATCTACAAATGTACTTGATGAAGATTCAACGAAAGATTCTTCAGTTGTAGATTCTGGATCAAGTTTAGATGATGTATCAGATgaaatatag
- a CDS encoding WD repeat-containing protein 66 — protein MKNEHIVDEPINLKFCYGINTSYSSVHAIKKREEEHYEKRNEATEEEEEGTVEEDNLLIIYSSDNNIVMLDEKKQVLFRGHFNKITKISKSYNNNFILSCDKGINSFIILWKVSNNSLDPIKKFCFNNSQQDDTSKNMLKQNLDKSILHDNNEKETVTQQINESDINTMGYECVDISFDNRYICALTEKRIYIKSSETIMQKNALKMNDSSDGTAPVSSTTATTFTAAIAATTTATANKRNNTGGVYFQDVVIFDINGGGNHVICTDRIYGKEGQGNIRFNKKYEIVSNSSSKLYIYNFDKKNRTINHYSPSLYKSNKIHEQFIFTETSFLENSTTLLTGTTNGYLIIWDYSSIFINKTKHNIKQREYQKSLEIRKNIPINIVLSYGNFIILGLNDGCVQVFDNDLKCYAWFENKKIGAIKSLSFEYSNFQEDFFTWNPFVLFTDQNIIRKIYPNSFHNREKSIDDAEGAQIDTSKLNDNGNHIQKNVRRNISRNRYMKDNQTNEILQEKENKNFYKIDKQQEDKEHLFGNGKDLKMDDNICNIHKEITMNNLKKKNMNHSGKNKTILHFNSSCINCICTNPVSSQNVIYIGNENGLIEVFDFDKNEKVNTLQLAEKEITSMIFSNNGKIFCVGCKCGYIQLMNSSTFQIFFSSKDLKYEISYLCFSEDDKILICSSVNANIIIYRNQMGSSEKGSNERGDDENGNYNSANYERVNGEKDNLICGYWNFAYKIINSNNITFNDLNIVKEVHNNNQYIIIAITNNRFIIFHHYNFNENIVSISYLSIEQVYTPTCLSGNLYYYNRQILCICNEASKIRFFDLETKKIIKTIHLPFRDKRVKHFLPLIDLNDEKNSFSPDTHTRDTTTNSTKDTTKKVKNDMDSKKNIFLFILNEKMIVFTQTPIDANCFRYLGVIVCSGNIKNVISKNKNVFILSNNKIFYYNINSEILKKSIQTQSNTLETFIEQIGGKRSKIYNQIMDSFYYCEIQKKKYQQKKQKHDIKKLLNILSIEYIFASINIFLSKFEIQNIIQEYHFYYKYVLQLLKQKGSQVNEIFSVDDVNLVSYKSDGDILLQNVFFADSSTHKDERTECNGHLLSYSRTQEKTSIQDIKILNSSEANNYLNKKTNTEVRTQEDPNALDIVEDCENIYFNINAFIYTYFNFAIEGEINFQKVIEDIGNYYKEKNMKKYISYNDLMHMLRNYGEIMDENEFKKIFQIFTKKEESFNAEDILDLGMLKKLLQ, from the exons atgaaaaacgaaCATATCGTGGACGAAccaattaatttaaaattttgctaCGGAATTAATACATCATACAGCAGTGTGCAcgcaattaaaaaaagagaggaAGAACATTATGAAAAACGTAATGAAGCAACAGAAGAGGAGGAGGAAGGAACGGTAGAGGAAGATAACCTGCTCATCATTTACAGCTCTGATAATAACATTGTCATGCTTGATGAGAAAAAGCAAGTATTATTTAGAGgacattttaataaaattaccaAAATAAGTAAAAGTTATAACAACAATTTTATCCTTTCTTGTGACAAAGgaataaattcttttattattttatggaAGGTGAGTAACAATTCTTTAGAtcctattaaaaaattttgtttcaaTAATTCTCAACAAGATGACacaagtaaaaatatgttaaaacaaaatttagaCAAAAGCATATTGCATGATAACAACGAGAAGGAAACTGTTACTcaacaaataaatgaaagcGATATAAATACCATGGGCTACGAATGTGTAGACATAAGTTTTGATAACaggtatatatgtgcattgacggaaaaaagaatatacatTAAATCCAGTGAAAcaataatgcaaaaaaatgCACTTAAAATGAACGATAGTAGTGATGGTACTGCCCCTGTTTCTTCCACCACTGCTACTACCTTCACCGCTGCCATTGCCGCTACCACTACTGCAACTGCTAATAAAAGGAACAACACCGGGGGCGTGTATTTCCAAGATGTTGTCATATTTGACATTAATGGAGGAGGAAACCACGTGATTTGCACAGACAGAATATATGGAAAAGAGGGACAAGGGAATATTcgatttaataaaaaatatgaaattgtTTCAAATAGTAgttcaaaattatatatttataattttgataaaaagaaTAGAACTATTAATCATTACAGTCCgtctttatataaaagtaataaaatacatgaaCAGTTCATATTTACCGAGACATCCTTTTTAGAGAATTCCACCACATTATTAACAGGAACGACAAATGGCTATTTGATTATATGGGATTACAgttcaatttttataaataaaaccaagcataatataaaacaaagaGAATATCAAAAATCGCTAGAAATCAGAAAAAACATACCAATCAATATTGTGTTAAGTTATGGtaatttcattattcttGGTTTGAATGATGGCTGTGTGCAAGTATTTGATAATGACCTCAAATGTTATGCATGGtttgaaaataagaaaataggTGCCATCAAATCCTTATCCTTTGAATACTCAAACTTTCAAGAGGATTTCTTTACCTGGAAcccttttgttttatttaccGATCAGAATATTATTAGGAAAATTTATCCCAACAGTTTCCACAATAGAGAAAAATCGATTGATGACGCTGAGGGAGCACAAATTGACACTTCCAAACTTAATGATAATGGCAATCACATCCAAAAGAACGTCCGAAGAAATATCTCTAGGAACAGGTACATGAAAGATAACCAAACTAACGAGATACTCcaagaaaaggaaaacaaaaacTTTTACAAGATTGACAAGCAACAAGAAGACAAGGAACACCTGTTTGGTAATGGTAAAGACTTAAAAATGGATGATAATATATGCAATATACATAAAGAAATTAcaatgaataatttaaagaaaaaaaacatgaacCATTCAGGTAAAAACAAAACGATTCTCCATTTCAACAGTTCGTGCATCAattgtatatgtacaaacCCTGTAAGTAGTCAAAATGTGATATATATAGGAAATGAAAATGGACTAATTGAAGTTTTtgattttgataaaaatgaaaaagtgaACACTCTGCAACTAGCAGAGAAGGAAATAACATCAATGATTTTTAGTAACAACGGGAAAATATTTTGCGTCGGGTGCAAATGTGGGTATATTCAACTGATGAACTCAAGTACCTTTCAAATTTTCTTCAGTAGTAAAGacttaaaatatgaaatatcgTATTTGTGTTTTAGTGAAGATGATAAGATACTAATTTGTTCATCGGTAAAtgcaaatataattatttatagaaaCCAGATGGGAAGCAGTGAGAAGGGAAGCAATGAAAGGGGTGACGATGAGAATGGTAATTATAATAGCGCTAATTATGAGAGGGTTAACGGTGAAAAGGACAACTTAATATGTGGATATTGGAATTTCgcttataaaattatcaatagcaataatattacatttaatgatttaaatatagtaaaagaAGTACATAACAATAAccaatatattattatagcaataacaaataacagatttataatttttcatcattacaattttaatgaaaatattgtttCAATATCATATTTGTCTATAGAACAAGTGTATACCCCAACTTGTCTATCTGGaaacttatattattataataggcaaatattatgcatatgtaaTGAGGCATCTAAAATTCGATTTTTTGATTTAgaaacaaagaaaataattaaaacgaTACACCTCCCATTTAGGGATAAAAGGGTCAAACATTTCTTACCACTTATTGatttaaatgatgaaaaaaatagcttCTCCCCAGATACGCATACACGTGATACTACTACAAATAGTACTAAGGATACAactaaaaaagtaaaaaacgATATGGATAGTAAAAAGAACATTTTTCTATTCATtttgaatgaaaaaatgattgTATTTACACAAACACCAATAGATGCGAATTGTTTCAGATATCTTGGTGTTATTGTTTGCAGtgggaatataaaaaatgttatttctaaaaataaaaatgtgtttatactcagtaataataaaatattttactataatattaactctgaaatattgaaaaaaagtattcaAACACAAAGTAATACCTTAGAAACATTCATTGAACAAATAGGTGggaaaagaagtaaaatcTACAATCAAATTATGgactctttttattattgtgaaattcaaaaaaaaaagtaccaacaaaaaaagcaaaaacatgacataaaaaagttgctcaatattttatctattgagtatatttttgcttctatcaatattttcctttcaaaatttgaaatacaaaatataatacaggAGTATCACTTTTACTATAAATATGTTCTTCAgttattaaaacaaaaaggatCACAagtaaatgaaattttttctgTTGATGATGTAAACCTTGTCAGTTACAAATCAGACGGGGATATCCTCCTTCAGAATGTATTTTTCGCCGACTCAAGTACTCACAAAG ATGAACGAACAGAATGCAATGGACACTTATTAAGCTACAGTCGAACACAGGAGAAGACCTCAATCCaggatataaaaatactcAATAGTTCGGAAGCAAACAACTATCTTAATAAAAAGACAAACACGGAGGTAAGAACTCAAGAAGACCCTAACGCTTTGGACATTGTAGAAGACtgtgaaaatatatactttaatattaatgcatttatatatacctattttaattttgccATAGAAGgcgaaataaattttcaaaaagtgATAGAAGATATAGGAAACTACTACAAAGAgaagaatatgaaaaaatacatttcatATAACGACCTTATGCATATGTTAAGAAATTACGGAGAAATAATGGATGAGAATGAGTTcaagaaaatttttcaaatatttacaaaaaaagaagaatctTTTAATGCTGAGGACATACTCGATTTAGgcatgttaaaaaaattgttgcAGTAG